In Toxoplasma gondii ME49 chromosome X, whole genome shotgun sequence, a single genomic region encodes these proteins:
- the SRS48E gene encoding SAG-related sequence SRS48E (encoded by transcript TGME49_296640~Gene product name based on ToxoDB Community Expert Annotation.~Signal peptide predicted by SignalP 2.0 HMM (probability 0.939) with cleavage site probability 0.901 at residue 36), translating into MAGRVSGAVCGVKALRSAVRAAVVIGLFCLSRIGMAKEEIGDVVMCSEGKNQTVVSVSLKKDNDSIQFACPKDSAVFPGITVDSQQFCKDSWCSAQATMGDAVSIKLSKNTEEKDEEKKPNLEELNIYTVTLNKQSLTSSTLYFQCRPEKKPVEARVDTPGGKFDTDTKCVIQVAAYGSKPAAEAATESESCDTIPG; encoded by the coding sequence ATGGCGGGCAGAGTCTCTGGAGCTGTTTGTGGCGTGAAGGCTCTTCGATCAGCGGTTCGCGCTGCAGTGGTCATCGGCCTGTTCTGCTTGTCACGAATTGGAATGGCAAAGGAGGAAATAGGTGACGTTGTTATGTGTTCAGAAGGTAAAAATCAAACAGTGGTATCTGTCTCGCTCAAAAAAGATAACGACTCAATCCAATTTGCATGCCCAAAAGACTCGGCTGTGTTTCCCGGTATCACAGTCGACTCGCAGCAGTTCTGTAAGGACTCGTGGTGCAGCGCTCAGGCCACTATGGGCGACGCTGTAAGTATCAAACTCTCTAAGAATACGGAGGAGAaagatgaagagaaaaaaccaaaTCTAGAGGAGTTGAATATCTACACGGTGACATTGAACAAACAAAGCTTAACATCATCAACACTGTACTTCCAGTGCAGGCCAGAGAAAAAGCCAGTCGAGGCGCGGGTCGACACCCCAGGAGGGAAGTTCGATACGGATACGAAGTGTGTGATTCAAGTCGCCGCCTACGGTTCGAAGCCTGCCGCGGAGGCAGCAACAGAGAGTGAGTCTTGTGACACAATTCCTGGGTAG
- the SRS48K gene encoding SAG-related sequence SRS48K (encoded by transcript TGME49_207010~Gene product name based on ToxoDB Community Expert Annotation.~Signal peptide predicted by SignalP 2.0 HMM (probability 0.996) with cleavage site probability 0.979 at residue 36) has translation MAGRVSGAVCGVKALRSAVRAAVVIGLLCLSGGVMATEDTSDVAMCATDKKQTVVSVALKNKDATVKFACPEKSVVFPAFQEPSGAAQFCKDSWCTAQAPMGEAFTIAHNKPAAQQKDPKKEQKLENLNVYTVAMKKQDLTSSTLYFQCRPEKEPVEARIDTPGGMFDPKTTKCVIQVAAYGSKPAAEAATEEECKLNDGLSATLNTSSTSFTFRCPEGSRLLPVNFDKAYEGRACTKKRSIARMGLGASLLEGISATSVTTALPSSTEASTVSSSGGENVAAQTPVKVLPAYTFSVSEFPEKDVHVCYYCVKDDVKKQEIDARDEVCKALIEVKGVPKPDHAASSAMMFNYCEKVVSLFVNILDCAVR, from the exons ATGGCGGGCAGAGTCTCTGGAGCTGTCTGTGGCGTGAAGGCCCTTCGATCAGCAGTTCGCGCTGCAGTGGTCATCGGCCTGTTGTGTTTGTCAGGAGGTGTGATGGCAACGGAAGACACAAGTGATGTTGCAATGTGCGCAACGGACAAGAAGCAGACCGTGGTCTCTGTGGCGCTAAAGAACAAGGATGCTACTGTCAAATTTGCATGCCCAGAGAAGTCTGTTGTGTTTCCGGCTTTTCAAGAACCATCGGGGGCAGCTCAGTTCTGTAAGGACTCGTGGTGCACCGCTCAGGCACCTATGGGTGAGGCATTTACAATCGCGCACAACAAGCCGGCGGCGCAACAGAAAGACCCCAAGAAAGAACAAAAATTGGAAAACCTGAATGTCTACACAGTCGCCATGAAGAAACAAGACTTAACATCATCGACACTGTATTTCCAGTGCAGGCCGGAGAAAGAACCAGTCGAGGCGCGGATCGACACCCCAGGAGGAATGTTCGATCCGAAAACGACGAAGTGTGTGATTCAAGTCGCCGCCTACGGTTCGAAGCCTGCCGCGGAGGCAGCAACAGAAG AGGAGTGTAAACTGAACGATGGGCTATCTGCGACCCTGAACACCAGTTCGACGTCGTTCACATTCCGCTGCCCGGAGGGTTCGAGACTGCTGCCCGTTAACTTTGACAAGGCTTACGAAGGTCGTGCATGCACGAAGAAAAGGTCAATCGCTCGGATGGGTTTGGGTGCTTCCCTCTTGGAAGGGATATCTGCCACGTCAGTTACCACGGCGCTACCATCCTCAACAGAAGCCTCAACAGTCTCTTCGTCCGGTGGGGAAAATGTGGCTGCACAGACCCCTGTAAAAGTGTTGCCTGCCTAcacgttttctgtctctgagtTTCCGGAAAaagatgtgcatgtgtgctACTACTGTGTGAAAGACGATGTTAAGAAGCAGGAAATTGATGCTCGTGACGAAGTTTGCAAAGCTCTCATTGAGGTCAAAGGAGTGCCCAAACCGGACCACGCAGCCTCGAGCG CGATGATGTTCAATTACTGTGAGAAAGTGGTGTCCCTGTTTGTGAACATTCTCGACTGTGCTGTCCGCTGA